The DNA segment CCCACGCCAAGCTGTGAAACAGTCGCAGGGGCCAGAAGGCCAACTGAGCCAGGTGGTGGTCAGCCACAGCCGCAAAGCAAGAGGCCACCACATCCTCCACCACCAGTGTCCCATGCCTCGTTAATGGGGCATAGGCCCCCAGGGCCACGTGCGTGGAGACAGCTGCCACTCTGGCAGGCTGCAAGCCTGGCACCCCAGCCACCAGCACATACTGGCCAGGCTGCACTTGGCTGGCAAACGTGGCTCGGAAGTGGGCAGCTGGCTCAGTGTGATTGTTGGCTGTGAAGAGGAGGTGGGCAGGTGTGAGTGCCAGGCGGCGCGGGGGATCCTGGGTCTCGATGACCTGGAAGGCCCTCAGCCTGTCCGGCTCACGATCGAGGAAAATGAGCACGTCGCTGAAGGTGGGGTTCCCATCCTCCCCCATGGCCAGCACTCGGTCTCCGGGCCTCACAGCTGACAAGGCCACACGTGCCCCGCTCTCCAGGCGCACCTGGGCTCCAGCAGGGAAGCAGCCACCTGTCTTGGCTGCGGCTGAGTGCTCTGTGGGAAGAAGGGACATGAAGGCATTACTGGGTGGAGTTTGGATTCCCAGTCACTGCAGTCCTCCCCAGCACAGCCAGAGGTGCCCCTTGCTCCCAGGCTGCTCCCCCATCACCATGTCATGTTCCCTGCCCACCACTTTCTCTGCAGCTTTGAACCCACCCCCAGCCCGCAGTATGATCTGCCTTCCTCCCTAGTCTAATGCTTTGCTCATGAGAGGAGCATATTGAGGCTCCAAGCCCAGGGAGCATGAGGGAAAGGGTCCTTAGGAAGCCCAGGTGAAGCCCTCCCCCCGCCGCTCCCAATCCTGATAAGACTGAAGCAGTCAGAGAGGCTGAGGGTCAGCTGGGTCAGGAAGTGGCCAGCTGTGACTTGACACCCCAAAGCTGCAGCCTCGAGAAGGTAAGTCACTTCATGCTTCTGGGGTCTGGATGTCCCATTATTTCTCACCCATTTTTCAGATGCTCCCCCCAAATTGTCCTCTTGGACTGACATCCCAAGTTCTATGCCAGAACTGGCCCTTG comes from the Bos taurus isolate L1 Dominette 01449 registration number 42190680 breed Hereford chromosome 2, ARS-UCD2.0, whole genome shotgun sequence genome and includes:
- the IHH gene encoding indian hedgehog protein, coding for MTQRCKDRLNSLAISVMNQWPGVKLRVTEGWDEDGHHSEESLHYEGRAVDITTSDRDRNKYGLLARLAVEAGFDWVYYESKAHVHCSVKSEHSAAAKTGGCFPAGAQVRLESGARVALSAVRPGDRVLAMGEDGNPTFSDVLIFLDREPDRLRAFQVIETQDPPRRLALTPAHLLFTANNHTEPAAHFRATFASQVQPGQYVLVAGVPGLQPARVAAVSTHVALGAYAPLTRHGTLVVEDVVASCFAAVADHHLAQLAFWPLRLFHSLAWGSWTPGEGVHWYPQLLYRLGRLLLEEGSFHSLGVAGAGS